From the genome of Leptospiraceae bacterium, one region includes:
- a CDS encoding anti-sigma factor antagonist (This anti-anti-sigma factor, or anti-sigma factor antagonist, belongs to a family that includes characterized members SpoIIAA, RsbV, RsfA, and RsfB.) — protein sequence MSAELKIEIQEKGNIVIVTIYEDIDLYNVSALRQAVDKLNNEGKYKQIYNLKNVKFMDSSGLSIFVKQMSILKKNNEVLKLACVGDGIKNLFRWTTLNMYVEIHSTEYEAIQSFNK from the coding sequence ATGTCAGCCGAATTAAAAATAGAAATACAAGAAAAAGGTAATATTGTTATTGTCACTATCTATGAAGATATTGACCTCTACAATGTCTCCGCCTTACGGCAAGCTGTTGATAAATTAAACAATGAGGGAAAATATAAACAGATATATAACCTGAAAAATGTAAAATTTATGGACTCTTCTGGTTTAAGTATTTTTGTGAAGCAGATGTCCATTCTAAAAAAGAACAATGAAGTTTTAAAACTGGCCTGTGTCGGAGATGGGATTAAAAACCTGTTCCGCTGGACCACTCTAAATATGTACGTGGAAATCCATTCCACTGAATACGAGGCGATTCAGTCCTTTAATAAATAA
- a CDS encoding class I SAM-dependent methyltransferase has translation MKNLNSNRFSTSSANGLPFEDQFWTEIYGDGFNVDGTFNAKEHASYVYSLFRLMNISVSSLIDFGFGKGYLLKEMVQKLKPQKVIGIEPSQLMVSSLIADDWVDKWNIAIQQNTIESFNAKPFEKEPFELGICNSVLQYIREDIPSVFEKLSGVVRYLYFTVPTDKDYKRMKKELDFEDPYAYARSRAFYKKAYSPYFTVVSYNLLESKSVKKIHYSFMEEIFRF, from the coding sequence ATGAAAAATCTTAATTCGAATCGATTCTCAACATCCTCTGCCAATGGTCTACCCTTTGAGGATCAGTTTTGGACTGAAATATACGGAGATGGTTTCAATGTGGATGGAACATTTAATGCGAAAGAACATGCTTCTTATGTATATTCTCTATTTCGCTTGATGAATATCAGTGTGTCCTCTCTTATCGATTTTGGATTTGGAAAGGGGTACCTGTTAAAAGAAATGGTTCAAAAGCTAAAACCCCAAAAAGTGATTGGAATCGAACCTTCCCAACTCATGGTTTCATCTCTTATAGCAGATGATTGGGTCGACAAATGGAATATTGCCATACAGCAAAATACTATCGAAAGTTTTAACGCAAAACCTTTTGAAAAAGAACCCTTCGAGTTGGGAATTTGTAATTCAGTTTTGCAGTATATACGGGAAGATATTCCTTCTGTATTTGAAAAGCTTTCCGGGGTAGTACGATATCTATATTTTACAGTACCTACCGATAAAGATTATAAGCGGATGAAAAAAGAATTAGATTTTGAAGACCCCTATGCTTATGCCAGAAGCCGTGCTTTTTATAAAAAAGCCTATAGCCCGTATTTTACAGTTGTTTCTTATAATCTTCTGGAAAGTAAATCTGTGAAAAAAATCCATTATTCGTTTATGGAAGAAATCTTTAGATTTTAG
- a CDS encoding slipin family protein, whose amino-acid sequence MFFRILKDERGLVFRNGNYERYLKPGGYFLPSLLGYEVRIFDVNEAFSPHKNIKFFQTDKALLEELEIIEIPDKNIALHFVDGHIQNYLYPGIYSFWKVIQKHEFQIFNLEEAMIPAEVSRSVLQKDSILPAYNSFEVESYEKGLLFYNGKFQKILDAGRYDFWKGPVKVRLEKVDMRQQQLEVSGQELLSKDRITLRLNFICQYKIINPERAILEIKSYVEQIYTLMQLVLRDHISSVPLDELLEKRQDVANAVLTELKKEEQLLGIEFIKAGIKDVILPGEIRDILNLVLIAEKKAQANIITRREETASTRSLLNTARLMDDNPTLYKLKELEYLEKFSEKVGKIQVNGNGNLLELLSEAALKKSSKM is encoded by the coding sequence ATGTTTTTCAGGATATTAAAAGATGAAAGAGGACTCGTTTTCAGAAACGGGAATTATGAAAGATACTTAAAACCCGGAGGATATTTTTTACCTTCTTTACTGGGTTATGAAGTACGTATATTTGATGTAAATGAGGCTTTTAGTCCTCATAAAAATATAAAATTTTTTCAAACCGATAAAGCTCTCTTAGAAGAATTGGAGATTATAGAAATCCCGGATAAAAACATAGCTTTGCATTTTGTAGATGGACATATTCAAAATTACTTATATCCAGGTATTTACAGTTTTTGGAAAGTTATTCAAAAGCACGAGTTTCAAATCTTCAATTTAGAAGAAGCCATGATTCCGGCTGAAGTTTCTCGTTCGGTTTTACAAAAGGATTCTATCCTTCCGGCATATAATAGCTTCGAAGTAGAAAGTTATGAAAAAGGTTTACTTTTTTATAACGGAAAATTCCAAAAAATTCTGGATGCAGGAAGATACGATTTCTGGAAAGGGCCGGTCAAAGTCCGCCTGGAAAAAGTAGATATGCGGCAACAACAATTGGAGGTTTCGGGACAGGAACTCTTATCCAAAGATAGGATCACTTTACGATTAAATTTTATCTGCCAGTATAAGATTATCAATCCGGAGCGGGCTATTCTGGAGATCAAATCTTATGTAGAACAAATCTATACCCTGATGCAATTGGTATTAAGAGATCATATAAGTTCCGTTCCACTGGATGAGCTTTTAGAAAAGAGACAGGATGTGGCTAATGCTGTGCTAACAGAGTTAAAGAAGGAAGAGCAACTACTTGGAATCGAGTTTATAAAAGCAGGAATTAAAGATGTGATTTTACCTGGAGAAATTCGGGATATCTTAAACCTGGTTCTAATTGCAGAAAAAAAAGCCCAGGCCAATATCATTACTCGAAGAGAAGAAACAGCTTCAACCCGAAGTCTTCTAAATACAGCCAGGTTAATGGATGATAATCCAACTCTTTACAAACTAAAAGAGTTAGAATATTTAGAAAAATTTTCGGAAAAGGTAGGAAAGATACAGGTCAATGGAAATGGAAACCTATTAGAACTTTTATCAGAAGCTGCCTTAAAGAAAAGTAGTAAAATGTAA
- a CDS encoding N-acetylmuramoyl-L-alanine amidase → MFQHFVSGLLVFFLSVTFLYAKNSTPKQSRFKSNLKILLKDPGLKKYYRIKNKTLYVYSTPNKKTKPEFILHKKETKTFLSLFHNFTDEEILSIYKNKGKEDFSKYIQQRIKLNKKHSFHIQAGKMPLKGLRVAIDPGHTAYSWEMARKESRFIWTHDKKKEMKFYEADLTYQTARIVQYYLEKQGAQVFISRKDPKSTVFNKTYEEWLKDDLKPTVDHEVKLGRLKKEEADKILSGNDKALTLDFFLKEAELRKRAELINNFQPHITLIIHYNVGGRPNYPFKRTSPHMTYLTKDNYSLVFIPGAFQKEELEDERDRLEFLRLALGRHIEKSIEFSAIIEKHFIKDLKIPPIDRKTKVPYVVNSGIYAGKPGVYARNLKLTRLIHSPLCYTEVLLQNNYKEANALHKNNLKYAGVKTSKRVKQIAYSLYKGILEYYNKRN, encoded by the coding sequence ATGTTTCAGCATTTTGTCTCAGGTTTGTTAGTTTTTTTTCTAAGTGTAACTTTTCTATATGCAAAGAATAGTACGCCCAAACAGAGCCGTTTTAAGTCCAATCTGAAGATCCTATTAAAGGATCCCGGTTTAAAAAAATACTACCGGATAAAGAATAAAACACTTTATGTATATAGCACACCTAATAAAAAAACAAAACCTGAATTTATCCTGCATAAGAAAGAAACCAAAACTTTTTTAAGTCTCTTTCATAATTTTACGGATGAAGAAATTTTATCTATTTATAAAAATAAAGGGAAAGAAGATTTCTCTAAATATATTCAGCAGAGAATCAAGTTAAATAAAAAGCATTCCTTTCATATACAAGCCGGCAAAATGCCTTTGAAAGGTTTGCGGGTAGCTATAGACCCGGGTCATACTGCGTACTCCTGGGAAATGGCCAGAAAAGAAAGTCGTTTTATCTGGACCCATGATAAAAAGAAAGAAATGAAGTTTTATGAAGCTGACCTTACCTATCAGACTGCAAGAATTGTACAGTATTACTTGGAAAAACAGGGAGCACAGGTTTTTATAAGTCGTAAAGATCCCAAATCTACCGTCTTTAACAAAACTTATGAAGAATGGTTAAAAGACGATTTAAAACCTACCGTAGATCATGAAGTAAAATTAGGCAGACTAAAAAAAGAAGAAGCAGATAAAATTCTTTCCGGAAACGATAAGGCACTTACCCTTGACTTTTTTCTCAAAGAGGCTGAACTCAGAAAGCGAGCCGAGCTTATCAATAACTTCCAGCCCCATATAACTTTAATTATTCATTATAATGTAGGAGGAAGACCCAATTATCCTTTTAAGCGAACCAGTCCTCACATGACCTATCTCACAAAGGATAATTATAGTTTAGTATTTATACCCGGTGCCTTTCAAAAAGAAGAACTGGAAGACGAAAGAGATAGACTGGAATTTTTGCGTCTGGCACTCGGAAGACACATAGAAAAATCTATTGAATTTTCTGCGATTATCGAGAAACATTTTATCAAAGACTTAAAAATACCTCCTATAGATAGAAAAACAAAAGTTCCCTATGTAGTAAACAGCGGAATCTATGCCGGAAAACCGGGAGTATATGCAAGAAATTTAAAACTTACAAGGCTCATACATAGCCCCCTATGCTATACGGAAGTTCTTCTTCAAAACAATTATAAAGAAGCCAATGCGTTACATAAGAATAATTTAAAATATGCAGGTGTTAAAACCTCTAAGCGTGTTAAACAAATTGCCTATTCCTTATATAAAGGAATCCTTGAATATTATAATAAAAGAAATTGA
- a CDS encoding glycosyltransferase — protein sequence MPVVSIIIPSYNREEYLISCIDSVLEQSFQDFELILVDDGSVDNSFKLMQSYQEKDKRVICIEQEHSGVSRARNTGIYKSKGEWIAFLDSDDTWHPEKLEKQLAYHSLHTDCQISQTEEIWIRNGKRVSPGKKHKKEEGFLFAKSLELCCITPSSVLLHRSLFEKYGVFDEKLVSCEDYELWLRISSKKKIGLISELLLNRLGGHEQLSTKYKAMDRFRVYSIVKFLYTNFTNNNSIKELCYRALEEKWRVLLLGAKKRNRDIQEITEIMNDILDNRSIFKEKFKILENTFLNEPLWKDE from the coding sequence ATGCCTGTAGTTTCGATTATTATTCCTTCTTATAACCGGGAAGAGTATTTAATAAGCTGCATTGATTCTGTCTTAGAGCAGAGCTTTCAAGACTTTGAACTGATTCTCGTAGATGATGGCTCAGTAGATAATAGTTTTAAACTCATGCAAAGCTATCAGGAAAAAGATAAGCGGGTTATATGCATAGAGCAAGAACATAGTGGAGTAAGCAGGGCAAGAAACACGGGTATTTATAAGTCCAAAGGAGAATGGATTGCATTTTTAGATTCAGATGATACCTGGCATCCGGAAAAGTTAGAGAAACAATTGGCTTATCACTCCCTGCATACGGATTGCCAGATCTCACAAACAGAAGAAATATGGATTCGTAATGGAAAGCGTGTCAGTCCCGGAAAAAAGCATAAGAAGGAAGAGGGTTTTCTTTTTGCAAAAAGTCTGGAACTCTGCTGCATTACCCCCTCCTCTGTTCTCCTCCACCGAAGCCTGTTTGAGAAATATGGTGTCTTTGATGAAAAGCTTGTATCCTGCGAAGATTATGAGCTCTGGTTAAGAATTAGCAGCAAAAAAAAAATAGGACTTATATCCGAACTCCTGCTAAATCGCCTGGGCGGTCATGAACAGCTATCTACAAAGTATAAAGCTATGGATAGATTTAGAGTTTACTCTATTGTAAAATTCTTATATACTAACTTCACTAATAACAACAGTATAAAAGAGCTCTGCTATCGAGCTTTAGAAGAAAAATGGAGGGTGTTACTTCTTGGTGCCAAGAAAAGAAATAGAGATATACAAGAAATTACAGAGATCATGAATGATATTTTAGATAATAGGTCTATATTTAAAGAAAAGTTTAAAATTTTAGAAAACACCTTTTTAAACGAACCTTTATGGAAAGATGAATAA